From Streptomyces sp. NBC_00775, one genomic window encodes:
- a CDS encoding ferredoxin: MSDADVTDADMSDAGVSDTDVSGTGGVDTSDVRRPTLTITVDGDACCAMGRCAATEPDLFDQDPATGTVVLLDPTPSSPELHASARLCADLCPCGAITVTEH; encoded by the coding sequence GTGAGCGACGCGGACGTGACCGACGCCGACATGAGTGATGCCGGCGTGAGCGACACGGACGTGAGCGGCACCGGGGGAGTGGACACGAGTGACGTACGCCGTCCGACCCTCACCATCACCGTCGACGGGGACGCGTGCTGCGCCATGGGCCGGTGCGCGGCGACCGAACCGGACCTCTTCGACCAGGACCCCGCCACCGGAACCGTGGTCCTCCTCGACCCCACCCCCTCCTCACCCGAACTGCACGCCTCGGCCCGCCTCTGCGCCGACCTGTGCCCGTGCGGCGCCATCACGGTCACCGAGCACTGA
- a CDS encoding GNAT family N-acetyltransferase produces MNDDRTHGLRFSPLAADDETTVVQWLRLLDDSAGDVPGAAPPCAVDMRGSLRFPPPATKLEDWVVRQDGSDGSDGQDGQDGRVVGALRLALPDGADVARVDQLLVAPGLRRRGIGRALYERAVDIAAGHGRSALAATVVEALPDGPARDAGPAAFAAAVGAERASVPAGVHQWLDLGAHDPLAGGVPEVPEGYSLVTWGTVTPDEYAVRVSVLEQSLGDEAFEEVDEEREVGTSYAREFETMRVGRGRRAYHTGVVHEASGRLAGYTSVSKTTGNPSYALQGMTVVHRAHRGRRLGLLLKLANLEYVLRHEPGVRLVETANAEDNSAMIAVNAAMGFVPYERWVSWTGLVGSGG; encoded by the coding sequence ATGAACGACGACCGCACCCACGGCCTCCGCTTCAGCCCGCTGGCCGCCGACGACGAGACCACGGTCGTCCAGTGGCTACGGCTCCTCGACGACTCCGCCGGAGACGTGCCGGGAGCCGCACCGCCCTGCGCCGTGGACATGCGGGGCTCCCTGCGCTTCCCGCCGCCCGCCACCAAGCTGGAGGACTGGGTCGTACGCCAGGACGGGTCCGACGGATCCGATGGACAGGACGGGCAGGACGGGCGGGTCGTCGGTGCGCTGCGGCTGGCGCTGCCCGACGGGGCCGATGTGGCGCGGGTGGACCAGCTGCTGGTCGCGCCGGGGCTGCGGCGCCGGGGCATCGGGCGGGCGCTGTACGAGCGGGCCGTCGACATCGCGGCGGGGCACGGCCGTTCGGCGCTGGCCGCGACCGTGGTGGAGGCGCTGCCCGACGGTCCGGCACGGGACGCGGGACCGGCGGCCTTCGCGGCGGCGGTGGGCGCGGAGCGGGCGTCGGTGCCGGCGGGCGTGCACCAGTGGCTCGACCTGGGCGCGCACGATCCGCTGGCCGGCGGCGTTCCCGAGGTGCCGGAGGGGTACTCCCTCGTCACGTGGGGGACCGTCACGCCGGACGAGTACGCGGTACGGGTGTCGGTTCTCGAACAGTCGCTGGGGGATGAGGCGTTCGAGGAGGTCGACGAGGAGCGGGAGGTCGGGACCAGTTACGCGCGGGAGTTCGAGACCATGCGGGTGGGGCGGGGGCGGCGGGCGTACCACACCGGTGTCGTCCACGAGGCGAGCGGGCGGCTGGCCGGGTACACCAGTGTTTCGAAGACCACGGGGAATCCGTCGTACGCGCTTCAGGGGATGACGGTGGTGCATCGGGCCCATCGGGGGCGTCGGTTGGGGCTGCTGCTGAAGCTCGCGAATCTGGAGTATGTGTTGCGGCACGAGCCGGGGGTTCGGCTGGTGGAGACGGCCAATGCCGAGGACAACTCCGCCATGATCGCGGTCAATGCGGCCATGGGGTTCGTGCCTTATGAGCGGTGGGTGTCCTGGACGGGGCTCGTCGGTTCGGGGGGCTGA
- a CDS encoding EamA family transporter, producing MSVRDRLLAVLVAVLWGLNFLAVRIGLDHYPPFFLSALRFVVLAVPVILFVPRPKAPVRWLLVYGLGFGVLQFGLLFLAIDQGMPSGQASVVVQASAPFTMLLGALLLGERVSRRQLAGVALAVLGMAVIAVERARSAALLPLLLTLLAALGWAFGNIASRQARPDHPLRFALWMSVVPPLPLLALSAAMEGPTTGWHALGNSFSTDGWPGLAALVYTALAGSVVGSGIWTTLLKRYEAGTVAPFSMLVPVVGVAAAWLVLGEELTGWSLGGGLAVVLGVLAGTGWTPFRRSGSGELPSTAAPLKGRGAVTSAAPPRGRAQPQSTRTLQTENQPPEPTSPVQDTHRS from the coding sequence GTGAGCGTCAGGGACCGTCTCCTCGCCGTTCTCGTCGCCGTGCTGTGGGGGCTGAACTTCCTCGCCGTGCGGATCGGGCTCGACCACTACCCGCCGTTCTTCCTCTCCGCGTTGCGCTTCGTCGTCCTGGCCGTGCCGGTGATCCTGTTCGTCCCCCGGCCGAAGGCACCGGTGCGCTGGCTGCTGGTCTACGGACTCGGCTTCGGAGTCCTCCAGTTCGGGCTGCTCTTCCTCGCCATCGACCAGGGCATGCCGTCCGGGCAGGCCTCGGTCGTGGTGCAGGCGTCGGCACCGTTCACCATGCTGCTCGGCGCGCTGCTGCTGGGCGAGCGGGTCTCCCGGCGGCAGCTGGCCGGGGTCGCCCTCGCCGTGCTCGGCATGGCCGTGATCGCGGTGGAACGCGCCCGCAGCGCCGCCCTGCTCCCGCTGCTGCTGACCCTGCTCGCGGCACTCGGCTGGGCGTTCGGCAACATCGCCAGCCGGCAGGCCCGCCCCGACCATCCACTCCGCTTCGCCCTGTGGATGTCCGTCGTACCACCCCTGCCGCTGCTCGCCCTCTCAGCCGCCATGGAGGGCCCGACCACCGGCTGGCACGCCCTCGGCAACTCCTTCAGCACCGACGGCTGGCCCGGCCTGGCAGCCCTGGTCTACACCGCGCTGGCCGGCTCCGTCGTCGGCTCCGGCATCTGGACAACCCTGCTGAAGCGCTACGAGGCGGGAACCGTGGCCCCGTTCTCCATGCTGGTCCCGGTGGTGGGGGTCGCGGCGGCGTGGCTGGTACTGGGGGAGGAGTTGACGGGCTGGTCGCTGGGGGGCGGGCTGGCGGTGGTGCTCGGTGTCCTGGCCGGGACAGGCTGGACCCCATTCCGGCGGAGCGGCTCCGGTGAACTCCCGTCCACTGCCGCGCCCCTTAAGGGGCGCGGGGCTGTGACATCTGCGGCTCCGCCGCGTGGGCGCGCCCAGCCACAATCCACCCGCACCCTCCAAACCGAGAATCAGCCCCCCGAACCGACGAGCCCCGTCCAGGACACCCACCGCTCATAA
- a CDS encoding GNAT family N-acetyltransferase, producing the protein MSGGAHYPGSQADVRAVADAAGLPDAGWDGLLGAEDFFQTSRWLAVQERNSGTTMDFLVQHREEKPVAALVAAWADDSVPWLLARPDAMLSRALEDGGPPEAAAVLAEVAQGDPASLLPSLVCGGRHLGRTRTLAGPDALPSDVEALVVRAEQLAAERGAASVCFPHVDVRDAGLVELLRTRGYRSHLSAHYAWLPIPPGGWDQFLAEMSKHRRRRVRLERRALAEAKVEVHLEPLTKALAPRLGELDCNLLRKYGNPASPEHSAGLLSWISEVMGDDAMVSVARKDGAIIGFGMVLRSRARGEEQWFGHRAGFDYDAQGKLPLYYDVLYYRVLEAAAREGVSVLHAGIGSVEAKLARGCLASEEHSFLLRLPRTGSGKETTTR; encoded by the coding sequence GTGAGCGGCGGCGCGCACTATCCGGGCAGCCAGGCGGACGTGCGGGCGGTGGCCGATGCCGCCGGGCTGCCCGACGCCGGCTGGGACGGTCTGCTCGGCGCGGAGGACTTCTTCCAGACGTCCCGCTGGCTGGCGGTGCAGGAGCGCAACTCCGGCACCACGATGGACTTCCTCGTCCAGCACCGGGAGGAGAAGCCCGTCGCGGCCCTCGTCGCCGCGTGGGCCGACGACTCCGTGCCCTGGCTGCTCGCCCGGCCGGACGCGATGCTCTCCCGGGCCCTGGAGGACGGCGGCCCGCCGGAGGCCGCCGCCGTCCTCGCCGAGGTGGCCCAGGGCGACCCGGCGTCGCTGCTGCCGTCCCTGGTGTGCGGCGGCCGGCACCTGGGCCGCACCCGGACGCTGGCGGGACCGGACGCGCTGCCCTCGGACGTCGAGGCGCTGGTCGTGCGGGCCGAGCAACTGGCCGCGGAGCGCGGGGCGGCGTCCGTCTGCTTCCCCCATGTGGACGTGCGGGACGCCGGGTTGGTGGAGCTGCTGCGCACCCGCGGCTACCGCTCGCACCTCTCGGCGCACTACGCCTGGCTGCCCATTCCGCCCGGCGGCTGGGACCAGTTCCTCGCTGAGATGAGCAAGCACCGGCGCCGCCGGGTGCGCCTGGAGCGCCGGGCGCTGGCCGAGGCCAAGGTCGAGGTCCACCTCGAACCGCTGACCAAGGCGCTGGCCCCGCGCCTGGGCGAGCTCGACTGCAACCTGCTGCGGAAGTACGGCAATCCGGCCAGCCCGGAGCACTCGGCCGGGCTGCTGAGCTGGATCTCCGAGGTCATGGGCGACGACGCCATGGTCTCGGTGGCGCGCAAGGACGGCGCCATCATCGGCTTCGGCATGGTGCTGCGCTCCCGGGCCCGCGGCGAGGAGCAGTGGTTCGGCCACCGTGCCGGATTCGACTACGACGCCCAGGGCAAGCTGCCGCTCTACTACGACGTCCTGTACTACCGCGTCCTCGAAGCCGCCGCGCGCGAGGGCGTGTCCGTCCTGCACGCCGGGATCGGCAGCGTCGAGGCGAAGCTCGCCCGCGGTTGCCTGGCGAGCGAGGAGCACTCGTTCCTGCTGCGGCTGCCGCGTACGGGCTCCGGGAAGGAGACGACCACACGATGA
- a CDS encoding ABC transporter substrate-binding protein → MSMSRGTEPRTTAGAGWNAAVGSTVNPSDVRGGTLRLVSSADVDSLDPARTYYVWVWLLQRMLNRTLMAYPTDPGPAGLVPAPDLAEGPGRVSDGGRTWTYRLRAGVRYDDGTPITSDDIRHAVQRVFAQDVLPGGPTYLLPLLDDPGRPYPGPYRTDEPLGSVRTPDERTIVFHLRRPFSDFDHLMAQPCTAPVPRRADTGADYGENPRSSGPYRVALHRPGRFLHLERNPYWDRATDPVRPALPDRVELTIGVDVDELDERLIAGEFDINLEGRGLQHAAQNLVTADGVLRSRTDNPRTSFLHFVSLQPHIPPFGDVHARRAVHYAADKILLQQARGGPVTGGDLTTALFPPRLPAHQPGLNPYPTGPGLRGDLDAARAELAAAGLPDGFDAVIGTQRGKFRLVADAVAESVARVGIRLTVKELDVASYFSLGAGHPETIREHGLGLVVTDWGADFPTEYGFLAPLVDGRQIKRNGGNWNISELDDPRVNDLIDQSLHTTDPAERARQWGAVERLVMEHAVILPLVHDKTLHFRNPWVTNVYVHPAFGLYDVQAMGVAAPVPDRENTP, encoded by the coding sequence ATGAGTATGAGCAGGGGAACGGAACCACGCACCACCGCGGGTGCGGGCTGGAACGCCGCCGTCGGTTCGACGGTGAACCCCTCGGACGTACGCGGCGGAACCCTGCGTCTGGTCTCCTCGGCCGACGTGGACTCCCTCGATCCGGCCCGCACCTACTACGTGTGGGTGTGGCTGCTGCAGAGGATGCTCAACCGCACCCTCATGGCCTACCCCACGGACCCGGGCCCCGCCGGGCTCGTCCCCGCCCCGGACCTCGCCGAGGGTCCCGGGCGGGTGAGCGACGGCGGCCGCACCTGGACCTACCGGCTGCGCGCCGGCGTGCGCTACGACGACGGCACCCCGATCACCTCGGACGACATACGCCACGCCGTACAGCGGGTGTTCGCGCAGGACGTGCTGCCCGGCGGCCCGACCTACCTTCTGCCGCTGCTGGACGATCCCGGGCGGCCGTACCCCGGCCCGTACCGGACCGACGAACCGCTCGGGTCGGTGCGGACGCCGGACGAGCGCACGATCGTCTTCCATCTGCGCCGCCCGTTCTCCGACTTCGACCATCTGATGGCCCAGCCCTGCACGGCCCCGGTGCCCCGGCGCGCCGACACGGGGGCGGACTACGGGGAGAACCCGCGCTCCAGCGGCCCGTACCGCGTGGCCCTCCACCGGCCGGGCAGGTTCCTGCACCTGGAGCGGAACCCGTACTGGGACCGCGCGACGGACCCGGTCCGGCCCGCGCTGCCCGACCGGGTGGAGCTGACCATCGGGGTGGACGTCGACGAGCTCGACGAACGGCTGATCGCCGGGGAGTTCGACATCAACCTCGAAGGCCGGGGGCTCCAGCACGCGGCCCAGAACCTGGTCACGGCCGACGGCGTCCTGCGCTCCCGTACGGACAACCCGCGCACGAGCTTCCTGCACTTCGTGTCCCTCCAGCCGCACATCCCGCCGTTCGGCGACGTGCACGCGCGCCGTGCCGTGCACTACGCGGCCGACAAGATCCTGCTCCAGCAGGCGCGCGGCGGCCCGGTCACCGGCGGCGACCTCACCACGGCGCTGTTCCCGCCCCGGCTGCCCGCGCACCAGCCGGGCCTGAACCCCTACCCGACGGGCCCCGGCCTGCGCGGTGACCTCGACGCGGCGCGGGCCGAACTCGCCGCCGCCGGGCTGCCGGACGGCTTCGACGCGGTGATCGGCACCCAGCGCGGCAAGTTCCGGCTGGTCGCCGACGCGGTCGCCGAGTCGGTGGCCAGGGTCGGCATCCGGCTGACCGTGAAGGAGCTGGATGTCGCGAGCTACTTCAGCCTGGGCGCCGGACATCCGGAGACGATCCGCGAGCACGGCCTCGGGCTCGTCGTCACCGACTGGGGCGCCGACTTCCCCACCGAGTACGGCTTCCTCGCGCCGCTCGTGGACGGCCGCCAGATCAAACGCAACGGCGGCAACTGGAACATCTCCGAGCTCGACGACCCGCGCGTCAACGACCTCATCGACCAGAGCCTGCACACCACCGACCCCGCCGAACGGGCCCGCCAGTGGGGTGCCGTCGAACGCCTGGTGATGGAACACGCCGTGATCCTTCCCCTGGTCCACGACAAGACCCTGCACTTCCGCAACCCGTGGGTCACCAACGTGTACGTCCATCCGGCCTTCGGGCTGTACGACGTCCAGGCGATGGGCGTCGCAGCCCCCGTACCCGACCGGGAGAACACCCCATGA
- a CDS encoding cytochrome P450 — protein MQNDAALQEEKAAAPSYPMPRVCPVDPPPQLAVLRAGRAASRVTLWDGSEVWLVTSHAGARAVLGDRRFTAVTSAPGFPMLTPTSKLVRAAPHTASFIRMDDPDHSRLRSMLTRDFLARKAEEMRPVLREFLDEMLAELVAGERPVDLVAGLTTPVPSRVITLLFGVSDDSRDFIESRSAILIDRGYTPDQVAAARDELDGFLRELVESRVAGPGTDLVSRLVIDQVRPGTLSVEELVPMCRLLLVAGHGTTTSQASLSLLSLATDPGLADALTKDEGLLPKAVEELLRFHSIVQNGLARAATEDVQLDDVTIRAGEGVVLSLSAGNRDERVFPSPDTLDPHRDARRHLAFGHGIHQCLGQWLAKVEIEEMLAAVLRWMPGVRLAVPFEELDFRHEVSSYGLGALPVTW, from the coding sequence ATGCAGAACGACGCAGCGCTCCAGGAAGAGAAGGCGGCGGCACCGTCGTACCCGATGCCGCGCGTCTGCCCCGTGGACCCGCCGCCGCAGCTCGCCGTCCTCCGGGCCGGACGCGCCGCGAGCCGGGTGACGCTGTGGGACGGCAGCGAGGTGTGGCTGGTGACCTCGCACGCCGGTGCCCGGGCCGTGCTGGGCGACCGCCGGTTCACCGCGGTCACGTCCGCCCCCGGATTTCCGATGCTGACCCCCACCTCGAAGCTGGTGCGCGCGGCGCCCCACACGGCCTCGTTCATCCGCATGGACGACCCGGACCACTCCCGGCTGCGCTCGATGCTCACCCGCGACTTCCTGGCCCGCAAGGCGGAGGAAATGCGCCCGGTGCTGCGGGAGTTCCTGGACGAGATGCTGGCCGAGCTGGTGGCCGGCGAGCGGCCCGTGGATCTCGTCGCCGGTCTGACGACGCCCGTGCCGTCCCGGGTCATCACCCTGCTGTTCGGGGTGTCCGACGACAGCCGGGACTTCATCGAGAGCCGCAGCGCGATCCTTATCGACCGCGGCTACACGCCCGACCAAGTGGCCGCCGCACGGGATGAGTTGGACGGGTTCCTGCGCGAGCTCGTCGAGTCGCGGGTCGCCGGTCCCGGCACCGATCTGGTGAGCCGTCTGGTGATCGACCAGGTACGGCCGGGCACGCTGAGCGTCGAGGAACTCGTCCCGATGTGCCGGCTGCTGCTGGTGGCCGGACACGGCACGACCACCAGCCAGGCCAGCCTCAGCCTGCTCAGCCTGGCCACCGACCCCGGCCTGGCGGACGCCCTGACCAAGGACGAGGGCCTGCTGCCCAAGGCGGTCGAGGAGTTGCTGCGCTTCCACTCCATCGTGCAGAACGGCCTGGCCCGGGCCGCCACCGAGGACGTACAGCTCGACGACGTGACGATCAGGGCCGGCGAGGGAGTCGTCCTCTCGCTCTCGGCCGGCAACCGCGACGAGCGGGTCTTCCCGTCCCCCGACACCCTCGACCCGCACCGCGACGCCCGCCGCCATCTCGCCTTCGGCCACGGCATCCACCAGTGCCTGGGACAGTGGCTCGCCAAGGTCGAGATCGAGGAGATGCTGGCCGCCGTACTGCGCTGGATGCCGGGTGTCCGGCTGGCCGTGCCGTTCGAGGAGCTGGACTTCCGCCACGAGGTGTCCAGTTACGGGCTCGGCGCGCTCCCGGTGACCTGGTGA
- a CDS encoding LysR family transcriptional regulator, protein MLDAVGQCGDLAEVARRTGSRHGAVERQLDRLDKTVGLPLTLRSRHTARLTSAGSRLLVAGRRFFRQVDLAVQTNIFGRGSEAVDAPAVLAIASAEPLLEDVVEDAAASLDILLSVHHDTPQQVMRRLAGYHVDAAHTWSLDAPGNSTERAVRTYGVLDDPLWVTLPSGHPLAGRDAVSLADLRDENWVSEVGPDSEILVARVFQAAGLPAPAALYVTGASVARGMLRRGDAIGLGSPTHPAVLAPSVVHCPVVERPHRSTSLLVDPTVVPRALAEQLAALLADRYLQRFAEHHQDLLRDPWWTRWHRDQTARFTRPVRPAQESTAPAATPATRKFDVEDLHVLRAVARHGSINRAATVLSISQSALTRRIHRLELGLGARLLLRSARGTDLTTPTRRFLHQLGRFEAEFHDAAASCRSIALPAGQSHRQDNAPRAQLAPSAT, encoded by the coding sequence TTGCTCGACGCGGTCGGGCAGTGCGGGGATCTCGCGGAAGTGGCCCGGCGCACCGGGTCGCGGCACGGCGCCGTCGAGCGTCAACTCGACCGGCTGGACAAGACCGTCGGCCTCCCGCTGACCCTGCGCAGCCGCCACACCGCGCGGCTGACCTCGGCGGGCTCGCGGCTGCTGGTGGCCGGGCGCCGGTTCTTCCGCCAGGTCGACCTCGCCGTCCAGACGAACATCTTCGGGCGCGGCTCCGAGGCGGTGGACGCGCCCGCCGTCCTGGCCATCGCCTCCGCGGAACCCCTCCTGGAGGATGTGGTCGAGGACGCCGCGGCCTCGCTGGACATCCTTCTGTCGGTCCACCACGACACGCCCCAGCAGGTCATGCGCAGGCTGGCCGGCTATCACGTCGACGCCGCGCACACCTGGAGCCTCGACGCCCCGGGCAACTCGACCGAGCGGGCGGTGCGCACGTACGGCGTCCTCGACGATCCGCTGTGGGTCACGCTGCCGTCCGGTCATCCGCTGGCCGGCCGGGACGCGGTCTCGCTGGCCGATCTGCGGGACGAGAACTGGGTGTCCGAGGTCGGCCCCGACTCGGAGATCCTGGTGGCCCGGGTCTTCCAGGCCGCCGGTCTGCCCGCACCCGCCGCGCTGTACGTCACCGGCGCCTCGGTGGCCCGGGGAATGCTGCGCCGCGGCGACGCCATCGGGCTCGGCTCCCCCACGCATCCGGCCGTGCTCGCGCCCTCCGTGGTGCACTGCCCGGTGGTGGAGCGCCCGCACCGCTCCACCAGCCTTCTCGTCGATCCGACCGTCGTACCCCGGGCGCTGGCCGAGCAGTTGGCCGCGCTGCTCGCGGACCGCTATCTGCAACGGTTCGCCGAGCACCACCAGGACCTGCTGCGCGACCCGTGGTGGACACGCTGGCACCGCGACCAGACAGCCAGGTTCACCCGCCCCGTGCGCCCCGCACAGGAGTCGACGGCGCCGGCCGCGACCCCCGCCACCCGCAAGTTCGACGTCGAGGACCTGCACGTCCTGCGGGCGGTGGCGCGGCACGGCAGCATCAACCGGGCGGCCACCGTGCTGTCCATCAGCCAGTCCGCGCTGACCCGCCGTATCCACCGGCTGGAACTCGGCCTGGGCGCCCGGCTGTTGCTGCGCAGCGCCCGCGGCACGGACCTGACGACGCCGACCCGGCGGTTCCTGCACCAACTGGGCCGTTTCGAGGCCGAGTTCCATGACGCGGCGGCGTCCTGCCGGAGCATCGCCCTGCCGGCGGGCCAGAGCCACCGGCAGGACAACGCCCCGCGGGCTCAACTCGCGCCGAGCGCCACGTAG
- a CDS encoding SDR family oxidoreductase gives MTSALQGKVALITGASSGIGEATARVLAAEGAAVAVAARRVDRLHALRDELEATGATVHVLELDVTDERAVQDAVRSTVETLGRLDVLVNNAGVMLLGPVEGADTTDWTRMINTNVLGLMYMTHAALPHLLKSQGAVVQISSIAGRVAGRGAAGYNASKFAVNGFSEGLRQEVTERGVRVVVIEPGTVETELREHITHAPTKAAIEERVAKIRQLQSTDIAEAVRYAVTAPSHMTVNEIFIRPTDQA, from the coding sequence ATGACTTCAGCACTGCAGGGGAAAGTCGCGCTCATCACGGGTGCGAGTTCGGGAATCGGCGAGGCCACGGCACGGGTGCTGGCCGCCGAGGGAGCCGCCGTCGCCGTCGCGGCCCGCCGCGTCGACCGGCTGCACGCCCTGAGGGACGAACTGGAAGCCACCGGCGCCACCGTCCACGTACTCGAACTCGACGTCACCGACGAGCGGGCGGTCCAGGACGCCGTGCGCTCGACCGTGGAGACGCTGGGGCGGCTGGACGTCCTGGTGAACAACGCCGGGGTGATGCTGCTGGGTCCCGTCGAGGGGGCCGACACCACGGACTGGACCCGCATGATCAACACCAATGTCCTGGGCCTGATGTACATGACCCACGCGGCGCTGCCGCACCTGCTCAAGAGCCAGGGAGCGGTCGTGCAGATCTCCTCGATCGCCGGGCGCGTGGCGGGCCGTGGCGCCGCCGGCTACAACGCCAGCAAGTTCGCCGTGAACGGATTCAGCGAGGGGCTGCGCCAGGAGGTCACCGAACGCGGGGTGCGCGTGGTGGTCATCGAGCCGGGCACCGTCGAGACCGAGCTGCGCGAGCACATCACCCACGCGCCGACGAAGGCCGCCATCGAGGAACGGGTCGCCAAGATCCGGCAGTTGCAGAGCACCGACATCGCCGAAGCGGTGCGCTACGCCGTGACGGCGCCCTCGCACATGACGGTCAACGAGATCTTCATCCGCCCGACCGACCAGGCCTGA
- a CDS encoding serine hydrolase — protein MIQVPESAPSAPSDSSAPSTPSAPSVAEAALAADDSLVGDASRWAVGLLTAAGLAPDACTDGRVVSVFPGRYLGGFSATLREWRTKGPFSVRSYRSVAHKSWTDLAGADGACHTLAVTIDSNGLVRGLNFQPEIVVPEVRDWDQLEDVVRIPGVAHSVLAARLEPGRTVVLHETDADRPMPAGSSYKLYVMRALVRAVENGELSWDDEVTVRPDLRSLPTGDMQELPDGTRVTVRETAYKMIAFSDNTGADLIAERLGRAAVERAVADSGHHDPALLRPFLYSRELFEIGWGAPDLRAAWTERDEAGRRELLPGLARPLSVSIGDLGETVHQLGLDWHMSAYDVLEVLRGLADDGERDTTGTVEDILTAYPGLVIDREKWPRVFFKAGSCPGVMMFCWLLENRAGVRHVLVLQQAADDQKLIGDGQFLRWLGGRVVESGLLEATR, from the coding sequence ATGATCCAAGTCCCCGAATCCGCCCCGTCTGCCCCGTCCGACTCATCGGCCCCGTCCACCCCGTCCGCTCCGTCCGTCGCCGAGGCGGCGCTCGCGGCGGACGACTCCCTGGTGGGGGACGCCTCCCGGTGGGCGGTAGGGCTGTTGACGGCGGCCGGGCTCGCCCCGGACGCGTGCACGGACGGGCGTGTGGTGTCCGTGTTCCCCGGCAGGTACCTCGGGGGCTTCTCGGCGACGCTGCGGGAGTGGCGTACGAAGGGCCCGTTCTCGGTCCGGTCCTACCGGTCCGTCGCGCACAAGAGCTGGACGGACCTCGCCGGGGCGGACGGCGCGTGCCACACCCTCGCGGTGACCATCGACTCCAACGGGCTGGTCCGCGGCCTGAACTTCCAGCCCGAGATCGTGGTCCCCGAAGTACGCGACTGGGACCAGCTGGAGGACGTCGTACGGATACCGGGCGTCGCCCACTCCGTGCTGGCCGCCCGCCTGGAGCCGGGGCGGACCGTCGTCCTGCACGAGACGGACGCCGACCGGCCGATGCCCGCCGGCTCGTCGTACAAGCTCTACGTCATGCGCGCCCTCGTGCGCGCCGTCGAGAACGGTGAGCTGTCCTGGGACGACGAGGTGACCGTACGGCCCGACCTGCGCAGCCTGCCCACCGGTGACATGCAGGAACTGCCCGACGGCACGCGCGTCACGGTGCGCGAGACGGCGTACAAGATGATCGCCTTCAGCGACAACACGGGCGCCGACCTGATCGCGGAGCGCCTCGGCCGTGCCGCCGTGGAGCGGGCCGTCGCGGACTCCGGACACCACGACCCCGCCCTGCTGCGGCCGTTCCTCTACAGCCGCGAGCTGTTCGAGATCGGCTGGGGCGCGCCGGACCTGCGCGCGGCATGGACCGAGCGCGACGAGGCGGGCCGGCGCGAACTGCTGCCGGGGCTCGCGCGGCCGCTGAGCGTGAGCATCGGCGACCTGGGCGAGACGGTGCACCAGCTGGGCCTGGACTGGCACATGAGCGCCTACGACGTGCTGGAGGTGCTGCGCGGACTCGCCGACGACGGCGAGCGCGACACGACCGGAACCGTCGAGGACATCCTCACCGCGTACCCCGGTCTCGTCATCGACCGCGAGAAATGGCCCCGGGTGTTCTTCAAGGCCGGCTCCTGCCCCGGCGTGATGATGTTCTGCTGGCTGCTGGAGAACCGGGCCGGCGTACGGCACGTGCTGGTGCTGCAACAGGCCGCCGACGACCAGAAGTTGATCGGCGACGGACAGTTCCTGCGCTGGCTCGGCGGGCGGGTCGTCGAGTCCGGCCTCCTGGAAGCCACCCGGTGA